One genomic window of Aethina tumida isolate Nest 87 chromosome 3, icAetTumi1.1, whole genome shotgun sequence includes the following:
- the LOC109597026 gene encoding vacuolar protein sorting-associated protein 16 homolog, producing MSAAILTADWFLLGRDLYFRKFEIYSMAWQQDINLENFIAACAPYGGPIAIRRDEAKVVRVHGTGQPIIYIFSGYGKQITSFKWTKKPIVKMDWSNNEKLICVQEDASVMVHDLFGKFELNFSISPKLNDTKIVDAKIFTSPQNFTGIAVMTANYKIFLLNNIQDRKTRQLSELPRSNVPPTCWAVVSENSCTEVLIARGMELYRLKQDEHHTSAMLQADFEHSYTSILDIAVSFNARHLALFTDTGYLWLGSTNLTVKYCEVDTKITHKPKQIIWCGNEAVVLYWEYDNSLLIVGKHGQKMMYTYDGSLYLVPEIDGVRILSTTQHEMLQKVPDVVEKIFRINSTDPGSFLLEASKQFQKGSHKANEYISLVKNDLVKAVEQCIDAVGYEFDTKVQKMLIRAAQFGKCFISDNSYSSDKYVNMCRLLRVLNAVRDPKIGISLTITQLQYLTYKVLLNRLITRNNYYLAIQIAKYLNMADSDGTNHILVHWAKYKVSQSQLEEETVAREIAEKLGYTTGISYSEIASTAADHGRRKLAIKLLDYESNASEQVDLLLKLGENTPALVKAIESGDTDLVYMVILKLREKMALGDFKMTIRNYPVAQSLYIKYCKEHNTQALNEIYIQEDDFSAQAQTFILESLDDKKSHVKDSLLTSAMEAYKKGRKELYASMCEENLKLLRYQRELEDKLNMKNKFVGKSVHETCKLLLELNDKLAEKFRSDYKIPDKRFWLLKIHSLVQKGDWLELERFSKVKKSPIGYAPFVDVCLEHDKKDEALKYLSKVGEDVKVKYYTKAGFLEQAADIAFQQRDIQGLLFVQSKSPSQSPLSEKINAMVMQLDSKK from the exons atgtcgGCGGCAATTTTGACTGCCGACTGGTTCCTTTTGGGACGAGACTTGTATTTCag AAAATTCGAAATATATTCTATGGCATGGCAGCAAGATATTAATTTGGAGAACTTTATTGCTGCTTGTGCACCATATGGTGGACCTATTGCTATACGTAGAGATGAAGCGAAAGTTGTAAGGGTTCATGGAACTGGTCAaccaattatatatattttctcagGATATGGGAAACAAATTACttcatttaaa TGGACAAAGAAGCCAATAGTCAAAATGGATTGgtcaaataatgaaaaattaatatgtgtaCAAGAAGATGCTTCGGTAATGGTTCATGATTTGTTTGGAAAGTTTGAATTGAACTTCAGCATCAGCCCAAAACTAAATGATACTAAAATAGTTGATGCAAAGATTTTTACAAGTCCTCAAAATTTCACTGGAATAGCTGTAATGACagctaattacaaaatatttttgttgaacaacATCCAAGATAGAAAAACTAGACAACTTTCTGAGCTACCAA gatCCAATGTACCACCCACATGTTGGGCAGTTGTTTCAGAAAATTCTTGCACAGAAGTTTTAATAGCTCGAGGTATGGAGTTATATAGATTGAAACAAGATGAACATCATACCAGTGCAAtg ctcCAGGCGGATTTTGAGCACAGTTATACTTCTATACTGGACATAGCAGTTTCATTTAATGCTCGCCATTTAGCTCTGTTTACAGACACTGGATATTTATGGTTAGGTTCGACAAATCTTACAGTCAAATATTGTGAAGTGGACACAAAAATTACTCATAaaccaaaacaaattatttg GTGCGGTAATGAAGCAGTTGTGTTATATTGGGAGTATGATAATTCCCTTCTAATAGTTGGTAAACATGGACAAAAAATGATGTACACATATGATGGATCTCTATATCTGGTACCAGAAATTGATGGAGTCAGAATTCTATCAACCACTCAACATGAAATGTTACAAAAAGTACCAGatgttgttgaaaaaatctttCGAATCAATAGCACTGATCCAGGTAGTTTTCTATTGGAAGCTTCCAAACAATTTCAGAAGGGCAGTCACAAAGCCAATGAATACATAAGTCTTGTTAAAAATGATCTAGTCAAAGCTGTTGAACAATGTATTGATGCTGTGGGTTATGAATTTGACACCAAAGTTCAAAAGATGTTAATTAGG GCAGCACAATTTGGAAAATGCTTTATATCTGATAATTCCTATTCATctgataaatatgttaatatgtgTCGTTTACTTAGGGTCTTAAATGCTGTTAGAGACCCAAAGATTGGAATATCATTAACGATTACACA ACTACAATACTTGACATATAAAGTTTTGTTAAACAGATTAATTACAAGGAACAATTACTATCTAGCTATACAAATAgcgaaatatttgaatatggcTGATAGTGATGGAACCAATCATATTTTAGTCCACTGGGCAAAATACAAG gtcAGTCAGTCACAATTGGAAGAAGAAACTGTGGCAAGGGAAATTGCTGAAAAATTGGGTTATACAACTGGTATTTCATACAGTGAAATTGCTAGTACTGCAGCTGATCATGGCAGAAGAAAATTggcaattaaa ctTTTGGATTATGAATCAAATGCTAGTGAGCAAGTGGATCTCTTATTGAAATTGGGAGAGAATACTCCTGCACTAGTGAAAGCTATTGAAAGTGGTGATACTGATTTAGTATATATGGTCATACTTAAGTTGAGAGAAAAAATGGCACTAGGAGACTTCAaa atgacAATTAGAAATTATCCTGTTGCACAATctctatatattaaatactgtAAGGAACACAACACCCAAGCGCTTAACGAAATTTACATTCAAGAGGATGACTTTAGTGCCCAAGCGCAGACATTCATTTTGGAAAGCTTAGATGACAAG AAGAGCCATGTTAAAGATTCATTACTTACATCAGCTATGGAAGCTTACAAAAAGGGCAGAAAAGAGTTGTATGCTAGCATGTGTGAAGAGAATCTGAAATTGTTACGGTACCAAAGAGAACTTgaagataaattaaacatgaagAACAAGTTTGTAGGCAAATCAGTACATGAAACTTGCAAATTGCTTCTAGAATTAAATGATAAGCTGGCTGAAAAATTCAGAAGTGATTACAAGATACCAGACAaaag ATTTTGGTTACTAAAGATACACAGTTTGGTCCAAAAAGGAGATTGGCTAGAATTGGAACGTTTTTCTAAAGTGAAAAAATCTCCCATAGGATATGCTCCATTTGTGGATGTTTGTTTGGAACATGATAAGAAGGACGAAGCCCTTAAATATTTGTCCAAAGTTGGTGAAGATGTTAAGGTTAAATATTACACAAAAGCAGG attcctggAACAAGCCGCAGACATCGCATTTCAACAAAGAGACATTCAAGGGCTACTTTTTGTTCAAAGCAAGTCACCCTCACAGTCCCCCTTATCAGAAAAAATCAATGCAATGGTTATGCAATTGGATTCCAAGAAGTAA
- the LOC109593861 gene encoding protein artichoke: protein MDYLMKMDWTFLVAILLYISRIDCLEFQPCSEISRDLWFPCECALGPIEAELDGNPAIYMNCDKVVFPGDLPQLPYGAPIVSFSQRWAGHQSLPTQVFSTSSLPLRSIDLSGNSLRRLTERLLLGLQSTLVELKLADNLLGDTLNPIFSSSEFHGLTHLQLLDLSGNQIKAMEEGILEGCKNLKELYLDRNSMYYIPSSSLNGPASLRILSLRNNRIDVIKSEAFVAQPNLEAIDLQNNIIAGIEGGAFNGLDNLRRLNIAHNRLSRFNSDVFQGADNVQALDLSENFIVEFPTIALKAFSNLRYLNLSSNLIQSMDNNDLLALSTLYQLNLSRNNLANISPGTFLGLKQLRRLDISVNSLRTIEDDAFEGLDNLEYLNLKDNNILLIPASALGRLPKLASLQLDYNRVAALSGDIFRSIAEKVTKLILSKNVVRELPAASFQYFQHLEYLDLTRNLLAVLNTDAFSGLETTLTHLYLSENRIGSIAGPPLALMKLSVLDLSENQLTELSRNAFTALPELKYLNLSHNAHLINLPSNIFHKLTSLKVIDLSYTGLKTLPADLLSKSTSIQSIYCSNNGITEISDGVFSNLLNLTTVDLSYNSINNIRPSAFVNVMNIRKLILKGNQLNSFKGEFFNTGTSLEFLDISDNQLSYLFPSSFRIHPRLKEIRAANNKFNFFPAELIATLQFLNFVDLSGNELKTVDELDFARLPRLRTLLLANNNLEYVSEMAFHNSTQLQVLDLSYNKLDRLGERTFEGLVRLELLNLEGNLLNDLPETIFERARIQMLENINLAKNLFEVAPLKSLQRQYFFVSSVDLSHNKLKDIPADDSIMVNIKNLDLSFNPLSPEAVTNVLGEPKTVRELNLAGTGITEVANLETPFLNYLNLSYNNISMLDEKVFERTTLLETLDLSNNEISDISNYSKIWDMLHNLQTLNLSVNPIITISQSDLEGLDSLRHLSIHTLNQCERIEKNAFKSVPSLSVLEAYDYPKLGYLDVQGLLQNVPTLEQINIETKDAAIGSDQLQSVLHPRLNELGIRGERLRSISSGALSGIKCGSITIRLRNTSLTSLPPALFFSVPRSSKIILDVTGSELTTLSAQVLATLEDRRGDLRIVGLESNPVICDCSARALRRWLPSHMTTIRCSGPEHLVGKLLVEIGDDELTCDPRKITTATSTQSTSIYTRVTRPQTKMTEPEIIWSLPATEKTKVNNKKPITGQTTLNNDDTLIIGIVGGVVAFIAILIIIICIIRLRMTSNQYRGGPLANGTPVLGPPVMGPGSSCACSVKGAPPVYAAYAAPGYAATLPHKLQNVSVAPTMRPSNYSTMGRVPYYQGNGQPYFIAFPSDEKIYR from the exons ATGGATTATTTAATGAAG ATGGACTGGACATTTTTAGTTGccatattattgtatataagtAGAATAGACTGTTTGGAATTTCAACCATGTTCAGAAATATCGCGAGATCTGTGGTTTCCTTGTGAATGTGCTTTGGGGCCAATAGAAGCCGAACTTGATGGTAATCCCGCGATATACATGAACTGTGACAAAGTTGTATTTCCTGGAGATTTGCCGCAATTACCTTATGGTGCCCCCATAGTCTCGTTCAGTCAACGGTGGGCTGGTCATCAGTCTCTTCCCACACAG GTATTTTCAACATCAAGCCTTCCGCTGAGGAGCATTGACTTATCGGGCAACTCACTGAGACGACTTACAGAAAGATTACTACTAGGTCTTCAGTCTACTTTGGTAGAACTAAAATTGGCTGATAACCTATTGGGGGACACCCTTAATCCAATATTCTCAAGCAGCGAATTCCATGGATTAACTCATTTACAATTGTTGGACCTGAGTGGTAACCAAATTAAGGCAATGGAAGAAGGCATTCTGGAAGgatgtaaaaatttgaaa GAACTGTACTTAGACAGAAATAGTATGTATTATATACCCAGTTCATCTTTAAATGGGCCTGCATCACTCAGAATATTATCTTTAAGGAACAATAGAATAG atgtgaTCAAATCAGAGGCTTTTGTTGCACAACCAAATTTAGAGGCAATCGACctacaaaataacattatagCGGGGATCGAAGGCGGTGCATTCAATGGTCTGGACAACCTAAGAAGACTGAATATTGCCCATAACCGATTATCGAGATTCAACAGTGACGTTTTCCAAGGAGCAGATAACGTACAAGCATTGGACTTATCCGAAAACTTCATCGTTGAATTTCCAACGATTGCCCTTAAGGCTTTCTCtaatttgagatatttaaacTTGTCATCTAATTTAATTCAG aGCATGGATAACAACGATCTACTTGCCCTTTCTACTTTATATCAACTCAATCTCAGCAGAAATAATTTGGCGAACATATCTCCCGGAACATTTTTGGGCCTGAAACAATTACGTCGACTTGACATTAGCGTTAACTCTTTAAGAACa ATTGAAGACGATGCTTTTGAAGGCTTGGATAACTTGGAGTATCTTAATTTGAAAGACAATAACATTCTACTAATTCCTGCTTCAGCCTTAGGGCGTCTTCCAAAACTGGCTTCGTTGCAACTAGACTATAACAGAGTGGCAGCACTTTCTGGTGACATATTTAGATCAATTGCAGAAAAAGTCACAAAACTTATTCTTTCCAAAAACGTCGTACGTGAATTACCTGCTGCGTCTTTCCAATATTTCCAACATCTTGAGTATTTGGATCTTACCAGAAACTTATTAGCAGTGCTCAACACCGACGCCTTCTCTGGACTTGAGACTACACTTACTCATTTATATCTATCTGAAAACAGAATTGGAAGTATCGCTGGCCCACCGTTGGCTTTGATGAAATTAAGCGTATTGGATTTGAGTGAAAATCAGTTAACTGAGCTATCCAGAAACGCATTCACTGCCCTACCGGAATTAAAATACCTCAATTTGAGCCATAATGCTCATTTGATAAATCTTCCCTCGAACATTTTCCACAAACTGACTTCATTGAAAGTTATAGATTTGAGTTATACTGGCCTGAAAACATTGCCAGCTGATTTGTTGTCTAAATCAACCAGTATTCAGTCTATTTATTGTTCTAATAATGGAATCACTGAAATATCTGACGGAGTTTTCTCGAACTTGCTAAACTTGACTACTGTCGATTTGTCATATAACTCCATAAACAATATTCGCCCAAGTGCCTTTGTTAATGTTatgaatataagaaaattgattttaaaaggtAACCAACTCAATTCATTCAAAGGAGAATTCTTTAACACTGGAACTAGTTTAGAATTTCTAGATATATCAGACAATCAACTAAGTTATCTGTTCCCATCTTCGTTTAGGATACATCCTAGATTAAAAGAAATACGGGcagctaataataaatttaatttcttcccCGCTGAACTTATTGCCActttgcaatttttaaatttcgttgATTTATCTGGGAATGAACTTAAAACTGTTGATGAGTTAGATTTCGCTAGATTACCCAGATTGCGAACTCTCCTTTtggctaataataatttagagtATGTAAGCGAGATGGCCTTCCATAATTCGACACAATTACAAGTATTGGATTTAAGCTATAACAAGTTGGATAGATTAGGAGAGAGAACTTTTGAAGGATTGGTGCGACTGGAACTGTTAAACTTGGAAGGAAACTTATTAAACGACTTGCCGGAAACTATTTTCGAAAGGGCGCGAATTCAAATGCTAGAAAATATCAATCTGGccaaaaatttattcgaaGTGGCTccattaaaatctttacaaAGGCAATACTTTTTCGTATCTTCCGTTGATTTATcccataataaattgaaagatATTCCAGCTGACGATAGTATCAtggtgaatataaaaaacttggACTTATCTTTTAATCCTTTATCGCCAGAAGCAGTTACGAATGTTTTGGGAGAACCAAAAACTGTTAGAGAATTAAATCTCGCAGGTACTGGAATTACTGAGGTAGCAAACTTAGAAACACCTTTCTTGAACTACTTAAATCtgtcatataataatattagcaTGTTAGATGAAAAAGTATTTGAAAGAACTACATTATTGGAAACACTGGATCTGTCAAATAATGAGATTTCAGATATATCTAACTATTCAAAAATATGGGATATGCTTCACAACCTGCAAACGTTAAACTTGTCGGTTAATCCAATAATAACTATATCTCAAAGCGATTTGGAAGGTTTGGACTCGTTAAGGCATTTAAGTATACACACATTGAATCAATGTGAAAGGATTGAAAAGAATGCATTTAAATCAGTACCCAGCCTTTCTGTGTTAGAAGCATACGATTATCCCAAACTTGGTTATTTAGATGTACAAGGTTTACTTCAAAATGTGCCCACATtggaacaaataaatattgaaacaaaagaTGCTGCTATTGGAAGTGACCAGTTACAATCTGTATTACACCCGAGGTTAAATGAATTAGGAATCCGAGGCGAACGTTTAAGGAGCATATCATCTGGCGCTTTGTCTGGAATAAAATGTGGAAGCATCACAATTAGGCTGAGGAATACCTCGTTGACATCTTTGCCGCCAGCTTTATTCTTTTCTGTACCACGATCCTCCAAAATTATCTTGGACGTTACTGGAAGTGAGTTGACCACATTAAGCGCACAAGTCTTGGCCACCTTAGAAGACCGTAGAGGCGACTTACGTATAGTAGGTTTGGAATCCAACCCCGTAATATGTGATTGCAGTGCTAGAGCACTCAGGAGGTGGTTACCCTCACACATGACGACAATTCGTTGCTCCGGTCCTGAACATCTGGTTGGAAAACTGTTAGTAGAAATTGGGGATGACGAACTAACATGTGACCCAAGGAAAATTACCACAGCAACTTCAACGCAGTCAACCTCTATTTACACTAGAGTCACAAGACCACAAACTAAAATGACCGAACCTGAAATTATTTGGTCTCTGCCAgcaacagaaaaaacaaaagtCAACAACAAGAAACCGATAACAGGGCAAACGACACTTAACAACGACGATACTTTGATAATTGGCATAGTGGGTGGTGTAGTTGCTTTCATagcaattctaataataattatatgcatAATTCGTTTACGGATGACAAGTAACCAATATAGAGGAGGACCATTGGCTAATGGGACACCAGTTTTGGGTCCACCAGTAATGGGACCTGGAAGTAGTTGTGCGTGCAGTGTAAAAGGCGCACCTCCAGTTTATGCGGCCTACGCAGCTCCCGGATATGCCGCGACGCTACCTCACAAATTACAGAACGTTTCGGTTGCTCCAACCATGAGACCTTCGAATTATTCCACAATGGGCAGAGTCCCATATTATCAGGGCAATGGTCAGCCGTATTTCATTGCGTTCCCGTCAGATGAGAAAATTTATCGGTAG
- the LOC109593860 gene encoding uncharacterized protein LOC109593860 isoform X1, with protein MSKNHLPKGGDSSTSVESEEHAAPGGASQHSITSRHSISSNHKIRSKRSISSNHIFMRSGAMEVAESVTVPSISGNSLVVTEPTNVQQASEECPAPVQAAQSSNSTEEVAAAAAAAAAEPDAGAEDKDSDKDAKKKKNRCATCRKKVGLTGFECRCGGLFCAVHRYSDKHDCSFNYREMGAQEIRRNNPVVVGEKIQKI; from the exons ATGTCAAAAAATCATTTGCCGAAAGGAGGGGACTCGTCGACTAGCGTTGAGAGTGAGGAACATGCGGCCCCCGGTGGTGCCAGCCAGCACAGCATCACGAGCAGACACAGTATTTCAAGCAACCACAAAATTCGCAGTAAACGTAGTATATCTAGCAATCATATATTCATGAGAAGTGGTGCCATGGAGGTAGCTGAGAGTGTGACAGTACCTTCTATCTCCGGCAACAGTCTTGTAGTCACTGAACCAACGAATGTGCAacag gcCTCCGAGGAATGTCCCGCCCCCGTTCAGGCAGCGCAGTCCTCGAATAGTACGGAAGAGGTGGCAGCGGCGGCGGCCGCAGCAGCAGCGGAACCAGACGCTGGCGCCGAGGACAAGGATTCCGACAAGGATgccaaaaagaaaaagaaccGCTGTGCTACCTGCCGCAAGAAGGTCGGACTGACAG GATTTGAGTGCCGTTGCGGAGGGCTCTTTTGCGCAGTACATCGGTACAGCGACAAACACGACTGTAGCTTCAATTATCGGGAGATGGGTGCTCAGGAGATCAGGCGTAACAATCCCGTGGTGGTCGGAGAGAAGATTCAGAAGATATGA
- the LOC109597016 gene encoding uncharacterized protein LOC109597016, giving the protein MAAYQWVNSFSQSGIPTSALDGGVDIDGHQIYVGRAYHNGEWIPGKVIPGRNIAYIASEGKEYRKDRFQVLCEQRFDWVKVTNGNIPTEAVEGGRTSDGKLLYIGRVVYGGSNTVGKVSSETKLCYIPFSGKELEFKEYEILVLRT; this is encoded by the exons ATGGcag CATATCAATGGGTCAATTCATTTTCACAATCAGGGATTCCAACAAGTGCACTTGATGGAGGTGTCGACATTGACGGCCATCAAATTTATGTCGGAAGAGCATATCATAATGGAGAATGGATACCAGGAAAAGTTATACCTGGAAGAAATATTGCCTACATTGCCAGTGAAGGAAAAGAATATCGCAAAGATCGTTttcaa GTATTATGTGAACAAAGATTTGATTGGGTAAAAGTCACGAACGGAAACATACCAACAGAGGCTGTTGAGGGAGGCAGAACAAGTGATggcaaattattatacattggGAGAGTAGTATATGGAGGATCCAACACTGTTGGAAAG GTCTCCtcagaaacaaaattatgcTACATTCCTTTCAGTGGAAAAGAATTAGAATTTAAGGAATATGAAATTCTCGTGCTTAGAACTTAA